The genomic interval CTTAAAATTGAACTTTCCAACGAATTACTGGGGACTGTCCTGTCTTGGCATGCCAAAACTCAGTGCAATTCTTAACCATAATGAATTCCTAATAATGGATGGTATTTCTTTAATGAGATGGAATTGAATTCTTTCTAGTTATCCAATTTCCAAAATTGGAACTGTTATTGTTGTTGCCAAGGTTTTTTGGTTGGATCTGATATCTTTCATTTGTATTATGTGGAATGATTTTGTTGTATTCAGTTGTTTGTATTATTGTAGTAATGGCCGTGCTGATATCCACTGTATTGCAGATTGTTCATGCACTGACTCTTCGCCTCATCTGCTAAACcaatttcattcatttgtttCATCTGGTGAAGAATTCTGGATCCGATGATTTTTCAGTCCCAGTGATTGTTGAGTTTGGTATTGTATGATTTGTAAGTTATGGTGTTCCACAAGAGGTTGGAGTATGGATCCACTGGTTGCCAAGTTCCAGTGATGATTCGAGTTCCAAAATCGGCCAGGGTAAGTTTTCATCATGCAAAATATGttcttttatgttttggttGATGGAATTTTGCTTCATTTATCTTCATGCAAAATTTTGCAGGGAAAACGTTCAGTCCGAAAAAAGGTTGAAGATCAGATGTGCGCATTTGATTTGCTTGCCACTGTGGCTGGAGAACTATTAtcagaaaaacaaaatctttcAACTCCAAACAAGTTAGTTGAAACATCTCTCCCTGGTGCACCAAAGGGCATTgctaaagaagaaagaaatacagAGAAGAAAATTAAATCTGAACCTTATGATCAGGGAAGCTGCAATGAGAGCACATTGGTCTCTGAGGATTCTGTTGAATTGCAGATTAGTTATCAATTTGCAGAACAAACACATTCTCCGAAAGCTACATTCTCGGGGCCTGCCTCCATGTGTTTAAAATCTCATGAGTTTGATAAGGATGGTTGTTCTGGGCAATCGAGTATTGATGGTAACAACAGCAGAAACAGACCTCCTGAATTGATTCCTTGGAAATGTAGTACTGAGGAGCAATCTCTGGGTCATTCTGAATCCTGCGAGGTTGATGGAGAGCATGTAATTAAGACAGTGTCCCCAAATGGATCGGCAAAAGACAGGGGATCCAACAGAATGCAATGTCCCAAGGGCATGCCCAATGGGGGATCCAATGGAGATGGATGTCAAACCCACTGCAATTGTCAGCTCAGATAGTAGTGTTGAGGTacctctttcttgcaattaTGTTGCTCGTGATGGTACTTTCTCCAAGTCTCGAGTTGGCGTGGAACATGTTGATAGGGATGAAGAAGATAACTCATCTGGGTGCACTCATCCCAGTGTCATGGCTTCTAAAGCAGCTAGAGTGCAGCGCATAGGAGACGGCAGGGTAAGGAAGCTTTTGGCGATGAAGTACTGGAAGGTAGCTTCAGCAGCCTCTAAAGACGGCGAGTTTTGCAACACCAGTAAGCTCTACATCCTTTTGTATTTCCATTGCACTATTCAGCAAATCCTCCAAATGTATGCTGATATCAATGATAATGCTATTGTTCACATGTGCAGTTGACTCGCCTGCCTCACCTACTAACTGGTTTTTCAATCTTTGTTTCTTGCAGATGCGGAAATGAAGCCATTTTTCCGCAGCAGGAAATTGTGCTACACACGGCAAAGGTCTCAGAGAACCTCATTTAAAAGGCGAAAGATGCACAATTGCTACCCAATTTCTGCATCTGGAGGAAGAATCAAGGAGGACAGCGTGTCTGTTTCACTTGGAAATCATGGCCTCAAGAGGGAAGTGAGCAATTCAAGTGCAACTTTGCACGGAGGTCTGTCCTTAATCCCTATAAAAGGGTTATAATGCGaacttttttcactttttcagcTAATGCAGCTTCATCATGTTCAACAGGTGACAAACCATCCTGCCAGAAAGGTGATTTCCGAGGTATGTTAGCAGCTAGTAATAAATAACTATTATGTTTAACCATGATTTGTGAGGTTCTGATGTGTGCAATGCTTTACTTCTACAGTTCAACTCAGCATTAAGTCCTTTAAGGTGCCAGAACTTTTCGTTGAAATTCCAGAAACTGCTACTGTTGGTTCTCTGAAGGTGAATACAATTTCTTCTAACTCTTCCTTTCCTGATACTGCATAAACTCTCTTACGATTGGATTCCAGTTATACTCAAAATTGTACTTTAATGCTTTCCAAGACTAGTTTGTTGCCTCAAATTCTGAATCAGTCTTTTTCAATCTCAATGATATCGATTTCTTGTTCTTCCCAAATGATAAAATATGCATTGTGATACAGAGGACTGTTATGGAGGCGGTGACCGCTATTCTTGGAGGCGGACTCCGTGTCGGTGTTCTTCTTCAAGGAAAGAAGGTTAGAGATGACAGCAAGACACTGCTCCAAGCAGGAATATCTCATGATGATAAGATTGATAATTTGGGCTTTATGCTGGAGCCAAACCCCACACAAGCTCCGCCACCTGTTGAAAGCCAAGAACACCCCCATTTGCTTCTTCCTTGTGATGTTG from Dioscorea cayenensis subsp. rotundata cultivar TDr96_F1 chromosome 7, TDr96_F1_v2_PseudoChromosome.rev07_lg8_w22 25.fasta, whole genome shotgun sequence carries:
- the LOC120264682 gene encoding LOW QUALITY PROTEIN: telomere repeat-binding protein 2-like (The sequence of the model RefSeq protein was modified relative to this genomic sequence to represent the inferred CDS: deleted 1 base in 1 codon) yields the protein MVFHKRLEYGSTGCQVPVMIRVPKSARGKRSVRKKVEDQMCAFDLLATVAGELLSEKQNLSTPNKLVETSLPGAPKGIAKEERNTEKKIKSEPYDQGSCNESTLVSEDSVELQISYQFAEQTHSPKATFSGPASMCLKSHEFDKDGCSGQSSIDGNNSRNRPPELIPWKCSTEEQSLGHSESCEVDGEHVIKTVSPNGSAKDRGSNRMQCPKGMPNGDPMEMDVKPTAIVSSDSSVEVPLSCNYVARDGTFSKSRVGVEHVDRDEEDNSSGCTHPSVMASKAARVQRIGDGRVRKLLAMKYWKVASAASKDGEFCNTNAEMKPFFRSRKLCYTRQRSQRTSFKRRKMHNCYPISASGGRIKEDSVSVSLGNHGLKREVSNSSATLHGGDKPSCQKGDFRVQLSIKSFKVPELFVEIPETATVGSLKRTVMEAVTAILGGGLRVGVLLQGKKVRDDSKTLLQAGISHDDKIDNLGFMLEPNPTQAPPPVESQEHPHLLLPCDVVEPLNRIPPSAAVTSNLGPFGASPGPPLTSTVNCLESDHDSVHSPATALLQEKTTANSRALVAVPAMDVEALAIVPLRKSKRSELVQRRIRRPFSVSEVEALVQAVEKLGTGRWRDVKLRAFDNAKHRTYVDLKDKWKTLVHTAKISPQQRRGEPVPQELLDRVLAANTYWSQQQAKLQVKPPPTEACLLL